A DNA window from Xanthocytophaga agilis contains the following coding sequences:
- the nagB gene encoding glucosamine-6-phosphate deaminase, whose amino-acid sequence MLTETPSFSIIQETIDQSISFEKIPTNIYADSKKASAWVAREMAKVINEKGKKGETCVLGLATGSSPKTVYAELIRLHKNEGLSFKHVITFNLDEYYPMTPDSIHSYHRFMRENLFDHVDILPGNFHIPDGTIPLAMLSNYCKEYEQRIIEAGGIDFQLLGIGGNGHVAFNEPGSLQSSRTRLITLDQSTRAAAATEFGGIHLVPKKAITMGVSTIMNARQIVLLAWGERKAPVIQQAVEGVVSEQNPASYLQAHPNTRFVIDERAAAELTRIKTPWLVDDVTWNDSMTKKAVTHLALKLEKPILKLTNRDYNDNGLSDLLVQYGSAYDINIKVFNKLQRTITGWPGGKPNVDDTNRPERANPVRKRVLIFSPHPDDDIISMGGTFQRLVDQGHDVHVAYQTSGNIAVADDEARRFMEFVVDFNKAFAIQSDQASDMLKETDTFLQQAHEMDTAALRHVKGLIRRGEAKATCRFVGIPPENAHFLDLPFYETGLVQKNPLGEADIQIVMDIIRQVQPHQIYAAGDLADPHGTHKVCLDAIIEAVNRLKSEDFMKDCWVWLYRGAWAEWDIHEIEMAVPMSPDQVMKKRFGIFKHQSQKDGVVFQGSDDREFWQRAEERNRGTADLYNQLGLAEYEAMEAFVRWKF is encoded by the coding sequence ATGTTAACAGAAACCCCCTCCTTTTCAATCATTCAGGAAACTATAGATCAAAGTATCAGCTTTGAAAAAATTCCTACCAATATCTATGCAGACTCGAAGAAAGCCTCTGCCTGGGTAGCGAGGGAAATGGCAAAAGTGATCAACGAAAAGGGTAAGAAAGGAGAAACCTGTGTCTTGGGTTTAGCCACAGGCTCATCTCCAAAAACAGTATATGCGGAACTAATACGTTTGCACAAAAACGAAGGGCTTAGCTTTAAACATGTAATCACTTTCAATCTGGATGAGTATTATCCAATGACTCCAGATTCAATTCACAGTTATCATCGCTTCATGCGGGAAAACCTGTTTGACCATGTGGATATTCTGCCAGGAAATTTTCATATTCCAGATGGCACAATCCCATTAGCTATGCTATCTAACTATTGCAAAGAATATGAACAACGAATCATTGAGGCAGGCGGTATAGATTTTCAATTGTTGGGAATTGGAGGAAATGGACACGTTGCCTTTAACGAACCAGGATCATTACAATCTTCCCGCACACGTTTAATCACCCTTGACCAATCTACACGTGCAGCTGCTGCAACTGAGTTTGGGGGTATTCATTTAGTACCAAAGAAAGCAATTACAATGGGCGTTTCAACTATTATGAATGCTCGCCAAATTGTACTGCTGGCTTGGGGAGAGCGTAAAGCACCTGTGATTCAGCAGGCAGTAGAAGGAGTAGTCAGTGAGCAAAATCCGGCTTCTTATCTACAAGCACATCCAAACACTCGTTTTGTGATTGATGAAAGAGCTGCGGCTGAACTTACCCGTATCAAAACTCCATGGTTAGTAGATGATGTGACATGGAATGATTCCATGACTAAAAAAGCAGTTACACATCTTGCGCTGAAACTGGAAAAACCTATTCTGAAATTAACCAACCGGGATTATAATGACAATGGGTTGAGTGATTTGCTGGTGCAGTATGGTAGTGCATATGATATAAACATAAAAGTTTTCAATAAACTTCAGCGTACGATTACAGGATGGCCAGGTGGAAAACCGAATGTAGATGATACAAACCGTCCGGAAAGAGCCAATCCTGTTCGCAAACGGGTTCTGATATTCAGTCCACACCCTGATGATGATATTATCTCTATGGGTGGTACTTTCCAGCGTCTTGTAGATCAGGGACACGATGTACATGTAGCTTATCAGACATCTGGTAATATTGCTGTGGCAGATGATGAGGCTCGTCGTTTCATGGAGTTTGTAGTTGACTTCAACAAAGCATTTGCTATTCAGTCTGATCAGGCATCAGATATGCTAAAGGAAACAGATACATTCCTGCAACAGGCACATGAAATGGATACAGCTGCACTTCGCCATGTAAAAGGTTTGATCAGAAGAGGTGAAGCAAAAGCAACATGCCGGTTTGTAGGTATTCCTCCAGAAAACGCACATTTCCTGGATCTACCTTTTTATGAAACAGGACTTGTACAAAAAAACCCATTAGGAGAAGCTGATATTCAGATTGTAATGGATATCATCCGTCAGGTACAGCCTCATCAGATTTACGCAGCCGGAGACCTTGCCGATCCACATGGGACACACAAAGTTTGCCTGGATGCTATTATAGAAGCAGTAAACAGATTGAAAAGCGAAGATTTCATGAAAGATTGTTGGGTATGGTTGTATCGTGGAGCCTGGGCTGAGTGGGATATCCATGAAATCGAGATGGCAGTACCAATGAGTCCGGATCAGGTTATGAAAAAACGGTTTGGTATCTTTAAACACCAGTCACAAAAAGATGGTGTAGTGTTCCAGGGATCTGATGATCGCGAATTCTGGCAAAGAGCTGAAGAAAGAAACCGAGGAACGGCTGATTTGTATAATCAACTTGGTCTAGCAGAGTATGAAGCAATGGAAGCTTTTGTTCGCTGGAAATTTTAA
- a CDS encoding ROK family protein, with protein MLEIKESVVEIKKSRLKHLLLKELYISGPSTVIKISKIVHSSPPSIAMLLNELAEEGWVMEVGVGSSKSGRKPVLYGLNSSHGFVVTWSISKVKGRLVLYNLNHDVYAEKDYNFKLENNNSYAAFIAEKTREFLKEEKIDISRIIGVGICMPGLIDKNTGYNYTHKNKEDKPLNALIEKYLDVPAFTLNDAKAIAFGEKRFGLAKDYNDVLAINIDWGVGLGILLKGEVFNGTAGFAGELGHIQVRPMGELCSCGKTGCLETVTTTEVLIRRVKEEIAKGRVSKILQLSNGEKDTITEDLIIAATHQGDELCIDLFQEIGTELGKALSIAVHLFNPELIIVDGLLARAGKFITIPIEQAINKYCLAEFRDHLKIKTSQLRESAASFGMYAYVMEHIFESGV; from the coding sequence ATGTTAGAGATCAAAGAGTCGGTTGTTGAAATAAAAAAGAGCCGATTGAAACATTTATTGTTGAAGGAACTCTATATAAGTGGTCCCAGTACCGTTATTAAAATTAGTAAAATCGTTCATTCCAGTCCTCCTTCCATTGCTATGTTACTCAACGAGTTAGCTGAAGAGGGATGGGTTATGGAAGTAGGCGTAGGATCTTCTAAATCAGGACGTAAGCCTGTACTATATGGTTTAAATTCTTCCCATGGTTTTGTTGTTACCTGGAGCATCAGCAAAGTAAAAGGTCGGTTGGTTTTGTATAATCTTAATCATGATGTGTATGCAGAAAAGGATTACAACTTCAAACTGGAAAACAACAATTCCTATGCTGCCTTTATTGCAGAGAAGACCCGCGAGTTTCTAAAAGAAGAAAAAATTGATATTAGTCGTATCATTGGAGTTGGCATATGCATGCCAGGTTTGATCGATAAGAATACAGGGTACAATTACACGCACAAAAATAAGGAAGACAAACCCTTAAATGCTCTTATTGAGAAATATCTTGATGTACCTGCCTTTACATTGAATGATGCGAAAGCCATTGCTTTTGGCGAAAAGCGGTTTGGATTAGCTAAGGATTACAATGATGTATTGGCTATTAATATAGACTGGGGTGTTGGATTAGGTATTTTATTAAAGGGAGAAGTTTTCAATGGAACGGCAGGATTTGCAGGGGAGTTGGGTCATATTCAGGTACGACCAATGGGAGAACTCTGCTCGTGTGGCAAAACAGGTTGTTTGGAAACAGTTACTACTACAGAAGTATTGATTCGCAGAGTGAAGGAAGAAATTGCCAAAGGAAGAGTTTCTAAAATTCTTCAGCTTTCCAATGGAGAAAAAGATACTATCACAGAAGATTTGATTATTGCTGCTACTCACCAGGGCGATGAACTTTGTATAGATCTTTTTCAGGAGATAGGTACAGAGTTGGGAAAGGCTCTATCTATCGCAGTGCATTTATTCAATCCGGAACTTATCATTGTGGATGGTTTGCTGGCCAGAGCTGGAAAATTCATTACGATTCCTATTGAGCAGGCTATTAATAAATATTGTTTGGCAGAATTCCGGGACCACCTGAAAATAAAGACTTCTCAATTACGTGAATCGGCAGCATCTTTTGGAATGTATGCCTATGTAATGGAGCATATTTTTGAATCTGGCGTGTAA
- a CDS encoding cystathionine beta-synthase: MQYYNSIVDTIGDTPLVKLNKVTKGIKGTILAKVEYFNPGNSVKDRIGIKMIEDAEKAGILRSGGTIIEGTSGNTGMGLALTAIAKGYKCIFTVSDKQSQEKINILRAVGAEVIVCPTNVAPEDPRSYYSVARRLNQEIPNSFYPNQYDNLSNAAAHYETTGPEIWAQTEGKVTHYACGVGTGGTICGAGKYLKEQNANVVTVGIDTYGSVFKKYKETGVFDENEIYPYLTEGIGEDILPKNVDFSLIDHFIKVTDKDAAVMTRRLAREEGMFVGWSCGSAVYGALEYAREHMKEGDVMVIILPDHGTRYLNKIYNDTWMKDHGFLEARDFATARDIVHSRNISDRLLTVDTVMKVNDAVRLLTKEGISQIPVTDGEQIVGSLTDSKILGQLIERPEIRDSPVSELMDPPFKFVGLDNTLDVLSSLIDKENKALLVRDELNRVHIITQADLLSAMAG; the protein is encoded by the coding sequence ATGCAATATTATAATTCTATTGTGGATACTATTGGAGATACTCCATTGGTAAAATTGAATAAAGTGACCAAAGGGATTAAAGGAACCATTTTGGCAAAAGTAGAATATTTCAACCCGGGTAATTCTGTCAAAGACCGGATTGGGATCAAGATGATTGAAGATGCAGAAAAAGCAGGTATCCTGAGGTCAGGTGGAACTATCATAGAAGGTACTTCTGGTAATACCGGAATGGGATTAGCTCTTACTGCCATTGCCAAAGGATATAAGTGTATTTTCACAGTTTCTGATAAGCAATCACAGGAAAAGATCAATATTCTTCGTGCTGTAGGGGCTGAAGTAATTGTTTGTCCCACCAACGTGGCACCAGAAGATCCTCGTAGTTATTATTCAGTAGCACGTCGTTTGAACCAGGAAATCCCTAATTCTTTTTATCCGAATCAGTACGATAATTTATCCAATGCTGCTGCTCATTATGAAACCACAGGTCCGGAGATTTGGGCACAGACAGAAGGAAAGGTAACTCATTATGCCTGTGGCGTAGGAACAGGTGGTACTATTTGTGGGGCAGGTAAATATCTGAAAGAACAGAATGCAAATGTGGTAACTGTCGGAATAGATACATATGGTTCTGTTTTTAAAAAATACAAAGAGACAGGGGTTTTTGATGAGAATGAAATTTATCCTTACTTAACGGAAGGTATTGGAGAAGACATTCTTCCAAAAAATGTTGATTTTTCACTTATTGATCATTTCATCAAGGTTACTGACAAAGATGCTGCTGTCATGACTCGTCGGCTGGCACGGGAAGAGGGTATGTTTGTAGGATGGTCATGCGGATCTGCTGTGTATGGGGCTTTGGAATATGCTCGTGAGCATATGAAAGAGGGAGATGTAATGGTGATTATATTACCAGATCATGGAACACGTTATCTGAATAAGATATATAATGATACCTGGATGAAAGATCATGGGTTTTTGGAAGCACGTGATTTTGCAACCGCCCGTGATATTGTTCATTCCCGAAATATTTCTGATCGACTGCTAACAGTAGATACTGTTATGAAAGTAAATGATGCGGTTCGTTTACTAACCAAGGAAGGTATTTCCCAGATTCCTGTTACAGATGGAGAACAGATTGTTGGAAGTTTGACAGACTCAAAAATATTGGGCCAGCTTATCGAAAGACCTGAGATTCGGGATTCTCCAGTAAGTGAATTAATGGATCCTCCTTTTAAATTTGTAGGGTTGGACAATACATTGGATGTACTGTCGTCATTGATTGATAAAGAAAATAAAGCCTTGCTGGTACGCGATGAATTGAATCGTGTTCACATTATTACTCAGGCAGATTTGTTGTCTGCAATGGCAGGATAA